The Anolis carolinensis isolate JA03-04 chromosome 2, rAnoCar3.1.pri, whole genome shotgun sequence genome has a window encoding:
- the ankrd52 gene encoding serine/threonine-protein phosphatase 6 regulatory ankyrin repeat subunit C isoform X1: MGILSITDQPPLVQAIFNRDIEEVRSLLSQKENINVLDQERRTPLHAAAYLGDAPIVELLILSGANVNAKDTLWLTPLHRAAASRNEKALNLLLKHSADVNARDKYWQTPLHVAAANRATKCAEAIISLLSSVNVADRTGRTALHHAVHSGHIEMVNLLLNKGANLNTCDKKERQPIHWAAFLGHLEVLKLLVARGADVTCKDKKGYTLLHTAAASGQIEVVKHLLRLGVEIDEPNSFGNTALHIACYMGQDAVANELVNYGANVNQPNEKGFTPLHFAAVSTNGALCLELLVNNGADVNFQSKEGKSPLHMAAIHGRFTRSQILIQNGSEIDCADKYGNTPLHVAARYGHELLISTLMTNGADTARRGIHDMFPLHLAVLFGFSDCCRKLLSSGQLYSIVSSLSNEHVLSAGFDINTPDNLGRTCLHAAASGGNVECLNLLLSSGADLRRRDKFGRTPLHYAAANGSYQCTVTLVTAGASINEADCKGCTPLHYAAASDTYRRAETHSGNSHDTDEEPLKESRLKEAIFCLEFLLDNGADPSLRDKQGYTAVHYAAAYGNRQNLELLLEMSFNCLDDVESTIPVSPLHLAAYNGHCEALKTLAETLVNLDVRDHKGRTALYLATERGSTECVEVLTSHGASALVKEKKKKWTPLHAAAAYGNTDSLHLLIDSGERVDITDVMDLHGQFGCRSTMKILLNWSSIRPRQHSQWLGMLTPLMLAITNGHVDCVHLLLEKGSTVDAADKRGRTALHRGAVTGCEDCLAALLDHDAFVLCRDFKGRTPIHFASVCGHSEILRTLLQAALSTDPLDSVVDYSGYSPMHWASYSGHEDCLELLLEHNPFAYLEGNPFTPLHCAVINNQDGTAEMLVEALGAKIVNSRDAKGRTPLHAAAFADNIHGLQLLLRHQAEVDATDQLGRTALMMAAENGQTAAVEFLLYRAKADLTVLDVNKNTALHLACSKGHEKCALLILGETQDLGLINATNSALQMPLHIAARNGLASVVQALLSRGATVLAVDEEGHTPALACAPNKDVADCLALILSTMKPFPPKDAISPFSFNLLKNCGIAAKTAACSALPNGNSCPYTKDRHNAIGLDGCYSE; encoded by the exons AAGGCACTTAACCTCCTCCTAAAGCACTCGGCAGATGTCAACGCTCGTGACAAGTATTGGCAAACACCACTACACGTTGCTGCTGCCAACAGAGCCACCAAGTGTGCTGAGGCCATCATCTCCCTGCTTAGTAGCGTTAATGTGGCAGACCGCACTGGCCGCACAGCACTGCACCATGCTGTACACAGTGGGCACATCGAG ATGGTTAACCTCCTCTTAAATAAAGGGGCCAATCTGAATACATGTGACAAGAAGGAGAGACAACCAATACATTGGGCAGCCTTCCTTG GGCATTTAGAAGTCTTGAAGCTGCTTGTGGCTCGAGGTGCTGATGTCACTTGCAAAGACAAGAAGGGTTACACCCTGCTGCACACTGCAGCAGCCAGTGGCCAGATTGAAGTGGTGAAGCACCTGCTGAGGCTTGGAGTTGAG ATCGATGAACCAAATTCCTTTGGCAACACTGCACTTCACATTGCCTGTTACATGGGCCAGGATGCTGTGGCCAATGAACTGGTCAACTATGGCGCCAATGTCAATCAGCCCAATGAGAAGGGCTTCACCCCCCTGCACTTTGCTGCCGTCTCCACCAACGGAGCCCTGTGCCTGGAACTTCTCGTCAATAACGGAGCGGACGTGAACTTCCAG agCAAAGAAGGGAAGAGTCCTTTGCACATGGCTGCCATTCATGGACGGTTTACACGCTCCCAGATTCTCATACAAAATG GCAGTGAGATTGACTGCGCTGACAAATATGGCAATACCCCCCTCCATGTTGCTGCTAGATACGGCCACGAGCTGCTAATTAGTACTTTGATGACGAATGGTGCTGATACTGCAAG GCGTGGGATCCATGACATGTTCCCCTTGCACTTAGCTGTTCTCTTTGGATTCTCAGACTGTTGTCGTAAGCTACTTTCCTCAG GTCAGTTGTACAGCATTGTCTCCTCACTCAGCAATGAGCATGTGCTGTCTGCAGGCTTTGATATCAATACGCCAGATAACCTCGGGAGGACCTGCCTCCATGCTGCTGCTTCCGGAGG GAATGTTGAATGTCTTAACTTGCTGTTGAGCAGTGGAGCTGACTTGAGGAGGAGAGATAAGTTTGGAAG GACTCCTTTGCACTACGCAGCTGCAAATGGCAGCTATCAGTGTACGGTGACACTAGTCACTGCCGGAGCCAGTATTAATGAAGCTGACTGTAAAGGCTGCACCCCCTTACATTATGCTGCTGCTTCAGATACTTACAGGAG AGCTGAGACTCATTCAGGAAACAGCCATGACACTGATGAGGAGCCACTGAAGGAGTCACGACTGAAGGAGGCAATCTT TTGTTTAGAGTTCTTGTTGGATAATGGTGCTGACCCATCTCTCCGGGACAAGCAGGGATACACCGCTGTCCATTACGCAGCTGCCTATGGCAACAGACAGAACCTTGAGTTG CTCCTGGAAATGTCTTTTAACTGCCTGGACGATGTGGAAAGCACCATTCCAGTCAGCCCTTTGCACTTAGCT gCCTATAACGGTCACTGTGAAGCCCTGAAGACACTTGCCGAAACCTTGGTGAACCTGGATGTGCGGGACCACAAAGGGCGAACGGCTTTGTATCTTGCCACGGAGAGGGGCTCCACAGAGTGTGTGGAGGTACTTACCAGCCATGGTGCTTCTGCTCTggtgaaggagaaaaagaagaagtggACACCCCTACATGCTGCAG CTGCCTATGGGAACACTGATTCCCTACATCTTCTCATTGACAGTGGGGAGAGAGTCGATATCACCGATGTCATGGACCTCCATGGACA GTTTGGGTGTCGGTCTACCATGAAGATACTGTTGAACTGGAGTTCCATCAGACCTAGACAGCATAGCCAGTGGTTAGGAATGCT GACCCCGTTGATGTTGGCAATCACAAATGGCCATGTAGACTGTGTCCACCTCTTACTGGAGAAGGGATCCACAGTAGATGCAGCAGACAAGAGAGGCAGGACTGCACTGCACCGGGGG GCTGTGACTGGCTGTGAAGACTGCCTTGCAGCACTGCTGGACCATGATGCCTTTGTATTGTGTCGGGATTTCAAGGGCCGGACCCCGATCCATTTTGCCTCGGTGTGTGGGCATTCTGAAATCCTGAGGACCTTGCTGCAGGCAGCGCTCTCTACTGACCCTCTGGACTCTGTGGTGGACTATAGTGGCTATTCACCAATGCACTGGGCTTCTTACAGTG GGCATGAAGATTGTCTTGAATTGTTACTTGAACACAATCCATTTGCATACCTAGAAGGAAACCCTTTTACTCCATTGCACTGTGCAGT AATTAACAACCAGGATGGCACTGCTGAAATGCTTGTGGAAGCATTGGGTGCCAAGATTGTTAATAGCAGAGATGCCAAAGGAAG GACCCCCCTTCACGCTGCTGCCTTTGCAGACAACATCCATGGTTTACAACTGCTTTTGCGCCACCAGGCTGAGGTAGATGCAACTGACCAACTGGGAAGGACTGCTCTTATGATGGCTGCTGAGAATGGTCAGACAGCAGCAGTTG AGTTTCTGCTGTATAGAGCAAAAGCTGACCTAACTGTGCTGGATGTCAACAAGAACACAGCTCTTCACCTGGCCTGCAGTAAG GGTCATGAAAAGTGTGCCTTGTTGATTCTGGGGGAAACCCAAGACCTTGGCCTTATCAATGCAACTAACAGTGCTCTGCAGAT GCCGCTCCATATTGCAGCTCGAAATGGACTGGCCTCTGTCGTTCAAGCTCTGCTGAGCAGAGGTGCCACTGTGCTTGCTGTTGATGAAGAAG gcCATACCCCAGCCTTGGCTTGCGCCCCCAACAAAGATGTTGCCGACTGCCTGGCACTTATCCTTTCCACCATGAAGCCTTTTCCACCTAAAGACGCCATCAGCCCTTTCAGCTTCAACCTCCTCAAGAACTGCGGCATTGCTGCCAAGACAGCAGCCTGCAGTGCCCTGCCCAACGGCAACAGCTGCCCCTACACCAAGGATAGGCACAATGCCATCGGCTTAGATGGCTGTTACTCTGAGTAG
- the ankrd52 gene encoding serine/threonine-protein phosphatase 6 regulatory ankyrin repeat subunit C isoform X2 encodes MGILSITDQPPLVQAIFNRDIEEVRSLLSQKENINVLDQERRTPLHAAAYLGDAPIVELLILSGANVNAKDTLWLTPLHRAAASRNEKALNLLLKHSADVNARDKYWQTPLHVAAANRATKCAEAIISLLSSVNVADRTGRTALHHAVHSGHIEMVNLLLNKGANLNTCDKKERQPIHWAAFLGHLEVLKLLVARGADVTCKDKKGYTLLHTAAASGQIEVVKHLLRLGVEIDEPNSFGNTALHIACYMGQDAVANELVNYGANVNQPNEKGFTPLHFAAVSTNGALCLELLVNNGADVNFQSKEGKSPLHMAAIHGRFTRSQILIQNGSEIDCADKYGNTPLHVAARYGHELLISTLMTNGADTARRGIHDMFPLHLAVLFGFSDCCRKLLSSGQLYSIVSSLSNEHVLSAGFDINTPDNLGRTCLHAAASGGNVECLNLLLSSGADLRRRDKFGRTPLHYAAANGSYQCTVTLVTAGASINEADCKGCTPLHYAAASDTYRRAETHSGNSHDTDEEPLKESRLKEAIFCLEFLLDNGADPSLRDKQGYTAVHYAAAYGNRQNLELLLEMSFNCLDDVESTIPVSPLHLAAYNGHCEALKTLAETLVNLDVRDHKGRTALYLATERGSTECVEVLTSHGASALVKEKKKKWTPLHAAAAYGNTDSLHLLIDSGERVDITDVMDLHGQTPLMLAITNGHVDCVHLLLEKGSTVDAADKRGRTALHRGAVTGCEDCLAALLDHDAFVLCRDFKGRTPIHFASVCGHSEILRTLLQAALSTDPLDSVVDYSGYSPMHWASYSGHEDCLELLLEHNPFAYLEGNPFTPLHCAVINNQDGTAEMLVEALGAKIVNSRDAKGRTPLHAAAFADNIHGLQLLLRHQAEVDATDQLGRTALMMAAENGQTAAVEFLLYRAKADLTVLDVNKNTALHLACSKGHEKCALLILGETQDLGLINATNSALQMPLHIAARNGLASVVQALLSRGATVLAVDEEGHTPALACAPNKDVADCLALILSTMKPFPPKDAISPFSFNLLKNCGIAAKTAACSALPNGNSCPYTKDRHNAIGLDGCYSE; translated from the exons AAGGCACTTAACCTCCTCCTAAAGCACTCGGCAGATGTCAACGCTCGTGACAAGTATTGGCAAACACCACTACACGTTGCTGCTGCCAACAGAGCCACCAAGTGTGCTGAGGCCATCATCTCCCTGCTTAGTAGCGTTAATGTGGCAGACCGCACTGGCCGCACAGCACTGCACCATGCTGTACACAGTGGGCACATCGAG ATGGTTAACCTCCTCTTAAATAAAGGGGCCAATCTGAATACATGTGACAAGAAGGAGAGACAACCAATACATTGGGCAGCCTTCCTTG GGCATTTAGAAGTCTTGAAGCTGCTTGTGGCTCGAGGTGCTGATGTCACTTGCAAAGACAAGAAGGGTTACACCCTGCTGCACACTGCAGCAGCCAGTGGCCAGATTGAAGTGGTGAAGCACCTGCTGAGGCTTGGAGTTGAG ATCGATGAACCAAATTCCTTTGGCAACACTGCACTTCACATTGCCTGTTACATGGGCCAGGATGCTGTGGCCAATGAACTGGTCAACTATGGCGCCAATGTCAATCAGCCCAATGAGAAGGGCTTCACCCCCCTGCACTTTGCTGCCGTCTCCACCAACGGAGCCCTGTGCCTGGAACTTCTCGTCAATAACGGAGCGGACGTGAACTTCCAG agCAAAGAAGGGAAGAGTCCTTTGCACATGGCTGCCATTCATGGACGGTTTACACGCTCCCAGATTCTCATACAAAATG GCAGTGAGATTGACTGCGCTGACAAATATGGCAATACCCCCCTCCATGTTGCTGCTAGATACGGCCACGAGCTGCTAATTAGTACTTTGATGACGAATGGTGCTGATACTGCAAG GCGTGGGATCCATGACATGTTCCCCTTGCACTTAGCTGTTCTCTTTGGATTCTCAGACTGTTGTCGTAAGCTACTTTCCTCAG GTCAGTTGTACAGCATTGTCTCCTCACTCAGCAATGAGCATGTGCTGTCTGCAGGCTTTGATATCAATACGCCAGATAACCTCGGGAGGACCTGCCTCCATGCTGCTGCTTCCGGAGG GAATGTTGAATGTCTTAACTTGCTGTTGAGCAGTGGAGCTGACTTGAGGAGGAGAGATAAGTTTGGAAG GACTCCTTTGCACTACGCAGCTGCAAATGGCAGCTATCAGTGTACGGTGACACTAGTCACTGCCGGAGCCAGTATTAATGAAGCTGACTGTAAAGGCTGCACCCCCTTACATTATGCTGCTGCTTCAGATACTTACAGGAG AGCTGAGACTCATTCAGGAAACAGCCATGACACTGATGAGGAGCCACTGAAGGAGTCACGACTGAAGGAGGCAATCTT TTGTTTAGAGTTCTTGTTGGATAATGGTGCTGACCCATCTCTCCGGGACAAGCAGGGATACACCGCTGTCCATTACGCAGCTGCCTATGGCAACAGACAGAACCTTGAGTTG CTCCTGGAAATGTCTTTTAACTGCCTGGACGATGTGGAAAGCACCATTCCAGTCAGCCCTTTGCACTTAGCT gCCTATAACGGTCACTGTGAAGCCCTGAAGACACTTGCCGAAACCTTGGTGAACCTGGATGTGCGGGACCACAAAGGGCGAACGGCTTTGTATCTTGCCACGGAGAGGGGCTCCACAGAGTGTGTGGAGGTACTTACCAGCCATGGTGCTTCTGCTCTggtgaaggagaaaaagaagaagtggACACCCCTACATGCTGCAG CTGCCTATGGGAACACTGATTCCCTACATCTTCTCATTGACAGTGGGGAGAGAGTCGATATCACCGATGTCATGGACCTCCATGGACA GACCCCGTTGATGTTGGCAATCACAAATGGCCATGTAGACTGTGTCCACCTCTTACTGGAGAAGGGATCCACAGTAGATGCAGCAGACAAGAGAGGCAGGACTGCACTGCACCGGGGG GCTGTGACTGGCTGTGAAGACTGCCTTGCAGCACTGCTGGACCATGATGCCTTTGTATTGTGTCGGGATTTCAAGGGCCGGACCCCGATCCATTTTGCCTCGGTGTGTGGGCATTCTGAAATCCTGAGGACCTTGCTGCAGGCAGCGCTCTCTACTGACCCTCTGGACTCTGTGGTGGACTATAGTGGCTATTCACCAATGCACTGGGCTTCTTACAGTG GGCATGAAGATTGTCTTGAATTGTTACTTGAACACAATCCATTTGCATACCTAGAAGGAAACCCTTTTACTCCATTGCACTGTGCAGT AATTAACAACCAGGATGGCACTGCTGAAATGCTTGTGGAAGCATTGGGTGCCAAGATTGTTAATAGCAGAGATGCCAAAGGAAG GACCCCCCTTCACGCTGCTGCCTTTGCAGACAACATCCATGGTTTACAACTGCTTTTGCGCCACCAGGCTGAGGTAGATGCAACTGACCAACTGGGAAGGACTGCTCTTATGATGGCTGCTGAGAATGGTCAGACAGCAGCAGTTG AGTTTCTGCTGTATAGAGCAAAAGCTGACCTAACTGTGCTGGATGTCAACAAGAACACAGCTCTTCACCTGGCCTGCAGTAAG GGTCATGAAAAGTGTGCCTTGTTGATTCTGGGGGAAACCCAAGACCTTGGCCTTATCAATGCAACTAACAGTGCTCTGCAGAT GCCGCTCCATATTGCAGCTCGAAATGGACTGGCCTCTGTCGTTCAAGCTCTGCTGAGCAGAGGTGCCACTGTGCTTGCTGTTGATGAAGAAG gcCATACCCCAGCCTTGGCTTGCGCCCCCAACAAAGATGTTGCCGACTGCCTGGCACTTATCCTTTCCACCATGAAGCCTTTTCCACCTAAAGACGCCATCAGCCCTTTCAGCTTCAACCTCCTCAAGAACTGCGGCATTGCTGCCAAGACAGCAGCCTGCAGTGCCCTGCCCAACGGCAACAGCTGCCCCTACACCAAGGATAGGCACAATGCCATCGGCTTAGATGGCTGTTACTCTGAGTAG